The following proteins are encoded in a genomic region of Candidatus Methylomirabilota bacterium:
- a CDS encoding SDR family oxidoreductase, producing the protein MHGKVVVITGATSGIGQVTAERLAGMGARIVAVARDRARGEAALARLRERGPGPAHRAHYADLSSMAETKRVAAEIAAAEPRVDVLINNAGALFNIRQVTPEGLELTFALNHMSYFLMTRGLRERLLASAPARVVNTASGAHRRVGALDFDDLQMERGYRGLVAYSRSKLCNILYTRELARRLAGTGVTANSLHPGFVATRFGDASGGFFAYVVRAAKLVSAISLEKGAETLVYLASSPDVATISGGYFYENHLAHPTRHAQDDTAARRLWDLSDRLA; encoded by the coding sequence ATGCACGGCAAGGTGGTGGTGATCACGGGCGCCACGTCCGGCATCGGGCAGGTGACCGCGGAGCGGCTCGCCGGCATGGGCGCGCGCATCGTCGCGGTCGCGCGCGATCGCGCGCGGGGCGAGGCCGCGCTGGCGCGTCTCCGCGAGCGCGGGCCCGGGCCGGCGCATCGCGCGCACTACGCCGATCTGTCGTCGATGGCCGAGACGAAGCGGGTGGCCGCCGAGATCGCGGCCGCGGAGCCGCGCGTGGACGTGCTGATCAACAACGCGGGCGCCCTGTTCAACATCCGACAGGTGACGCCGGAGGGGCTCGAGCTGACCTTCGCGCTGAACCACATGTCGTACTTCCTCATGACGCGCGGCCTGCGCGAGCGGCTGCTCGCGTCGGCGCCCGCGCGGGTCGTCAACACCGCCTCGGGCGCCCACCGGCGCGTGGGCGCGCTCGACTTCGACGACCTGCAGATGGAGCGCGGCTACCGCGGGCTCGTGGCCTACTCGCGCTCGAAGCTCTGCAACATCCTCTACACGCGCGAGCTGGCGCGTCGCCTGGCCGGCACCGGCGTCACCGCCAATAGCCTGCATCCGGGCTTCGTGGCCACGCGCTTCGGGGACGCGAGCGGCGGCTTCTTCGCCTACGTCGTGCGCGCGGCCAAGCTGGTCAGCGCGATCTCGCTGGAGAAGGGCGCGGAGACGCTCGTATATCTGGCCTCGTCGCCGGACGTCGCCACCATCAGCGGCGGCTATTTCTACGAGAACCACCTCGCTCATCCCACCCGCCACGCCCAGGACGACACCGCTGCCCGCCGCCTCTGGGACCTCAGCGACCGCCTCGCCTGA
- a CDS encoding xanthine dehydrogenase family protein molybdopterin-binding subunit — protein sequence MSFLDSRTRSAPAGFGQPLKRQEDPRLLTGRGRFSDDVNLPGQAHACFVRSPHAHARIRAIDAAAALAMPGVLAVLTGRDAQADGLAPMPHRPVPTNPNEFPLGGREGSPVFVSPFPVLPSDRARFAGEAVAMVIARSAAAAADAAERVVVDYEPLPSVTATRDAIAPGAPVLWEDLGGNVCVDSIAGDPRAADAAFARAAHVVRLDTWVPRITGVPLEPRAAVGAYDPAAGRYTLHAGSGGSVRLKADLAEILNAPEHAVRVVAHDVGGNYGTRNSSYPEFALVVWAARRLGRPVKWTCQRREAFLTDYQARDLVSTMELALDGDGNFLALRGGNVSNVGAHAVTFVPLNKGRELSTSVYRLPVAAVRGRAVHSNVAPLAAYRSAGRPQVMFVIERLIDLAARRHGFDRVALRRRNLVPPAAMPYPNPFGIVYDSGDYPSTQDRVLALADWAGFEARRAEARGRGRLRGIGLANYIEIATGAPRERAHVTARPDGWIDVVIGTLSAGQGHETAFPQLVAEWLGVEPSRVRLIAGDTDLVAVGGGSHSGRSMRLGGVVMAKAADRLVAKGARLAAWRLESAVADLEFANRRFVVRGTDRSVDLFEVAAAALGSDAPADLRGPLDGECDETVSTPSFPYGSAVCEVEIDPETGGVEIVRYTSVDDVGRAINPLIVHGQTHGGIAQGVGQALCERCDYDPESGQLRSATFMEYAMPRADVLPSFTTEISEVESTANPLGLRGGGEGGTTPALGAVVNAAVDALAHLGVEHLEMPLTPERVWRAIRPQGDQNRRDLPLPPGERAG from the coding sequence ATGTCCTTCCTCGATTCGCGCACCCGCTCCGCTCCCGCGGGCTTCGGCCAGCCGCTCAAGCGTCAGGAAGATCCGCGCCTCCTCACCGGCCGCGGGCGCTTCAGCGACGACGTCAACCTGCCGGGCCAGGCCCACGCCTGCTTCGTGCGCTCGCCGCACGCGCACGCGCGCATCCGCGCCATCGACGCCGCGGCGGCGCTGGCCATGCCGGGCGTGCTCGCGGTGCTCACCGGCCGGGACGCCCAGGCCGACGGGCTCGCGCCGATGCCGCATCGCCCGGTGCCCACCAACCCGAACGAGTTTCCTCTCGGCGGACGAGAGGGCTCGCCCGTCTTCGTGTCGCCGTTTCCGGTGCTGCCTTCCGACCGGGCGCGCTTTGCGGGGGAGGCCGTCGCCATGGTGATCGCTCGGTCCGCCGCCGCCGCGGCCGACGCGGCCGAGCGGGTCGTCGTGGACTACGAGCCGCTGCCGTCCGTCACCGCCACCCGTGACGCGATCGCGCCGGGGGCCCCGGTGCTCTGGGAGGACCTGGGCGGCAACGTCTGCGTCGACTCGATCGCGGGCGACCCGCGCGCGGCCGACGCCGCGTTCGCGCGGGCCGCGCACGTGGTGCGCCTCGACACCTGGGTGCCCCGCATCACCGGCGTGCCGCTGGAGCCGCGCGCGGCGGTCGGCGCGTACGACCCGGCCGCCGGCCGCTACACCCTCCACGCCGGCTCGGGCGGCTCGGTGCGGCTCAAGGCCGACCTGGCCGAGATCCTGAACGCGCCCGAGCACGCGGTGCGCGTGGTCGCCCACGACGTGGGCGGCAACTACGGCACCCGCAACAGCTCGTATCCCGAGTTCGCCCTCGTGGTCTGGGCCGCGCGGCGCCTCGGCCGGCCGGTGAAGTGGACGTGCCAGCGGCGCGAGGCCTTCCTCACCGACTACCAGGCGCGCGACCTGGTCTCGACGATGGAGCTGGCGCTGGACGGAGACGGCAACTTCCTGGCCCTGCGTGGCGGCAACGTGAGCAACGTGGGGGCGCACGCGGTGACGTTCGTGCCGCTGAACAAGGGCCGCGAGCTGTCCACCAGCGTGTACCGCCTGCCCGTGGCGGCGGTGCGCGGGCGCGCGGTGCACAGCAACGTGGCGCCGCTGGCCGCCTACCGGAGCGCGGGCCGCCCGCAGGTGATGTTCGTGATCGAGCGGCTGATCGACCTGGCCGCGCGCCGTCACGGCTTCGACCGGGTCGCGCTGCGCCGGCGCAACCTGGTGCCCCCGGCCGCGATGCCCTACCCGAACCCGTTCGGCATCGTCTACGACAGCGGGGATTACCCCTCGACGCAGGATCGCGTGCTTGCGCTGGCCGACTGGGCCGGCTTCGAGGCGCGCCGGGCGGAGGCGCGGGGGCGCGGGCGCCTGCGCGGCATCGGCCTCGCCAACTACATCGAGATCGCCACCGGCGCGCCGCGCGAGCGCGCGCACGTCACCGCGCGCCCCGACGGCTGGATCGACGTGGTGATCGGCACGCTCTCCGCCGGCCAGGGCCACGAGACCGCGTTCCCCCAGCTCGTCGCGGAGTGGCTCGGCGTCGAGCCGTCACGCGTCCGGCTGATCGCGGGTGACACCGATCTGGTCGCGGTGGGCGGCGGCTCGCACTCCGGGCGCTCGATGCGTCTGGGCGGGGTGGTCATGGCGAAGGCGGCCGACCGCCTGGTCGCCAAGGGCGCGCGCCTGGCCGCGTGGCGGCTCGAGTCGGCGGTGGCCGACCTGGAGTTCGCCAATCGGCGCTTCGTGGTGCGCGGCACCGACCGCTCGGTGGATCTCTTCGAGGTCGCGGCGGCGGCGCTCGGGAGCGACGCGCCCGCGGACCTGCGCGGGCCGCTCGACGGCGAGTGCGACGAGACGGTGAGCACGCCGTCGTTCCCCTACGGCTCCGCGGTGTGCGAGGTGGAGATCGATCCGGAAACCGGCGGGGTCGAGATCGTCCGCTACACCTCGGTGGACGACGTCGGCCGCGCCATCAACCCGCTGATCGTCCACGGCCAGACCCACGGCGGCATCGCCCAGGGCGTGGGGCAGGCGCTCTGCGAGCGGTGCGACTACGACCCGGAGTCGGGCCAGCTGCGCTCGGCCACCTTCATGGAGTACGCGATGCCGCGGGCGGACGTGCTGCCGTCGTTCACCACCGAGATCAGCGAGGTGGAGTCGACCGCGAACCCGCTAGGCCTTCGCGGTGGCGGCGAGGGCGGCACCACCCCGGCCCTCGGCGCGGTGGTCAACGCGGCGGTGGACGCCCTCGCCCATCTGGGCGTCGAGCACCTGGAGATGCCGCTGACGCCGGAGCGCGTGTGGCGGGCGATCCGCCCTCAGGGCGATCAGAACAGGCGCGATCTCCCTCTCCCCCCTGGGGAGAGGGCAGGGTGA